A single region of the Arthrobacter sp. V1I7 genome encodes:
- a CDS encoding APC family permease translates to MTTPTLTRTLKLPSLVLFGLAYLTPLIVLGIFGIIAEATGGASPAAYLVALIAMLFTAHSYGRMAIAYPVAGSAYTYVRRSIDSRVGFLVGWAILLDYLFLPMVIWLIGGSYLSAQFPAIPIGLWIVGFIVITTLLNILGIKVADKANFVLMAFQLLVIVFFVALSIGNVVSTSGAGGLASTQPFFNDTSSFATISAGAAIAAYSFLGFDAVTTLTEETIEPRKNMPRAIMLIALIGGGIFVTVSYVTQLVHPGGVFEDSASAASSIALQIGGQLFGAVFLAGLVVAQFASGLAAQASASRLLYAMGRDSVLPKAVFGGLSAKFHTPVVNLVITGIVGLIAIFLDVATSTSFINFGAFTAFTLVNASVVFHYLRQRRSGNLLNPVSYVVAPVVGAVVCAYLLSQLDGNAITLGVSWLVLGVVVLALITRGFKAAPPEMTATEKATVEAAA, encoded by the coding sequence GTGACAACACCCACCCTTACCCGCACGCTGAAGCTGCCCTCCCTGGTCCTGTTCGGCCTCGCGTACCTGACACCGCTGATCGTCCTGGGGATCTTCGGCATCATCGCCGAAGCCACCGGCGGGGCATCGCCGGCCGCCTACCTGGTGGCCCTGATCGCCATGCTGTTCACGGCGCACAGCTACGGCCGGATGGCCATCGCCTACCCCGTGGCCGGTTCCGCCTACACGTACGTGCGCCGCTCCATCGATTCCCGGGTGGGCTTCCTGGTGGGCTGGGCCATCCTGCTGGATTACCTCTTCCTGCCCATGGTCATCTGGCTCATCGGCGGCTCCTACCTCAGCGCGCAGTTCCCCGCTATCCCCATCGGGCTCTGGATCGTGGGCTTCATCGTCATCACCACGCTGCTGAACATCCTGGGCATCAAGGTGGCGGACAAGGCCAACTTCGTGCTGATGGCGTTCCAGCTGCTGGTCATCGTGTTCTTCGTGGCGCTCTCCATCGGCAACGTGGTGTCCACCTCGGGCGCCGGCGGCCTGGCCAGCACCCAGCCGTTCTTCAACGACACCTCCAGCTTCGCCACCATCTCCGCCGGCGCCGCCATCGCCGCGTACTCGTTCCTGGGGTTCGACGCCGTCACCACGCTCACCGAGGAGACCATTGAACCGCGCAAGAACATGCCCCGCGCCATCATGCTCATCGCCCTGATCGGCGGCGGCATCTTCGTGACGGTGTCCTACGTGACCCAGCTGGTCCACCCCGGCGGGGTGTTCGAGGACTCGGCCTCCGCGGCCAGCTCCATCGCCCTGCAGATCGGCGGCCAGCTGTTCGGCGCGGTGTTCCTGGCCGGCCTGGTGGTGGCGCAGTTCGCGTCCGGCCTCGCGGCACAGGCCAGCGCCTCACGCCTGCTGTACGCGATGGGCCGCGACTCCGTTCTGCCCAAGGCGGTCTTCGGCGGGCTCAGCGCGAAGTTCCACACCCCGGTGGTGAACCTGGTCATCACGGGCATCGTTGGCCTGATCGCGATCTTCCTCGACGTTGCCACGTCCACCTCGTTCATCAACTTCGGTGCCTTCACCGCCTTCACCCTGGTCAACGCCTCCGTGGTGTTCCACTACCTGCGCCAGCGCCGTAGCGGGAACCTGCTGAACCCCGTGTCCTACGTGGTGGCGCCGGTGGTCGGTGCCGTCGTCTGCGCCTACCTGCTCTCCCAGCTGGACGGCAACGCCATTACGCTGGGAGTGTCCTGGCTGGTGCTGGGCGTGGTGGTCCTGGCCCTGATCACCCGCGGCTTCAAAGCGGCACCGCCGGAAATGACGGCCACGGAGAAGGCGACGGTCGAAGCGGCCGCCTGA
- a CDS encoding carbon-nitrogen hydrolase family protein, with product MQRTLPLIAAQARPRLIGEPVSGFADEVTAALAVQPHSRLVVFPELHLFGDSNPDRQRTEVLQASAEPLDGPRVKELRQLAADLGIWLVPGSVCERGPEGQLFNTQLVLSPEGELAGYYRKVFPWRPFEPYDPGDRFTTVDLAGVGRVGLNICYDAWFPEVSRQLAWMGAEVILNVVKTTTPDRRQELVLAKANAIVNQVFVVSVNCAGPTGKGQSIIVDPEGNTLAEAPDDAPVLLTAELDLAAVGHVRTHGTENLNRPWSQFRDGEDAVELPVYQGRITPATWAPQSFNA from the coding sequence ATGCAACGCACCCTTCCCCTTATCGCGGCCCAGGCCCGGCCCCGGCTCATCGGCGAACCCGTTTCCGGCTTCGCGGACGAGGTCACGGCCGCCCTCGCCGTCCAGCCCCACAGCAGGCTGGTGGTCTTTCCGGAGCTGCACCTGTTCGGGGATTCCAACCCCGACCGGCAGCGCACGGAAGTGCTGCAGGCCTCCGCCGAACCGCTGGACGGTCCCCGGGTCAAGGAACTCCGGCAGCTCGCCGCGGACCTGGGCATCTGGCTGGTCCCGGGCAGCGTCTGCGAGCGCGGTCCGGAAGGGCAGCTGTTCAACACCCAGCTGGTCCTGTCCCCGGAGGGAGAGCTTGCCGGCTATTACCGGAAGGTCTTCCCCTGGCGCCCGTTCGAGCCCTACGACCCCGGCGACCGATTCACCACCGTGGACCTGGCCGGCGTCGGCAGGGTGGGCCTGAACATCTGCTACGACGCGTGGTTCCCCGAGGTCTCCCGCCAGCTCGCCTGGATGGGCGCCGAGGTGATCCTCAACGTCGTCAAAACCACGACACCGGACCGCCGGCAGGAACTGGTGCTCGCCAAGGCCAACGCGATCGTGAACCAGGTCTTCGTGGTCAGCGTCAACTGCGCCGGTCCCACCGGCAAAGGCCAGAGCATCATCGTGGACCCGGAGGGCAACACCCTCGCCGAGGCCCCCGACGACGCCCCGGTGCTGCTCACCGCGGAACTGGACCTTGCCGCCGTCGGGCACGTCCGCACCCACGGCACCGAAAACCTCAACCGCCCCTGGTCCCAGTTCCGCGACGGCGAAGACGCCGTCGAACTGCCCGTTTACCAGGGCCGGATCACCCCGGCCACATGGGCTCCCCAGTCCTTCAACGCCTAA
- a CDS encoding FadR/GntR family transcriptional regulator, with product MTRQLEDSADPSPIGAGRLAGIDRRSAIDAVRLRIGMAISLGLLKPGERLPDQEDVALGLSVSPITARRALASLADQGVVVRRRGRGGGTFVADEPPRSVLAELSASPAESRAVNRLVDRRLLFECAVTHYAVLNATAEQLDELDRLTRDMAESTDWSDYHQADEQFHQLVGTASGLGTAVAAYHEALAELYAYFIPYPIELLHKSNCDHVALVAALRAGEGNEAVEISRKHVDVLHRTMFMGLADGGAGSSPA from the coding sequence ATGACCCGTCAGTTGGAGGACAGCGCCGACCCCTCGCCCATCGGCGCCGGCAGGCTGGCCGGAATCGACCGCCGAAGCGCGATCGACGCCGTCCGCCTGCGGATCGGGATGGCGATATCGCTGGGCCTGCTGAAACCCGGTGAACGTCTGCCCGACCAGGAGGACGTGGCCCTGGGCCTGTCGGTCAGCCCGATCACCGCCCGCCGCGCGCTGGCGAGCCTGGCGGACCAGGGCGTGGTGGTCCGCCGCCGCGGCCGGGGCGGCGGAACGTTCGTGGCCGACGAGCCCCCGCGGAGCGTGCTGGCCGAACTCTCGGCGTCGCCGGCCGAGTCCCGGGCCGTAAACCGGCTGGTGGACCGGAGGCTGCTCTTCGAATGCGCCGTGACGCACTACGCGGTGCTCAACGCCACGGCTGAACAGCTGGATGAGCTCGACCGGCTGACCCGGGACATGGCCGAATCCACGGACTGGTCCGACTACCATCAGGCGGACGAGCAGTTCCATCAGCTGGTGGGCACCGCGTCGGGGCTGGGTACTGCGGTGGCGGCGTACCACGAGGCGCTGGCCGAGCTCTATGCCTACTTCATCCCCTACCCGATCGAGCTGCTGCACAAATCCAACTGCGACCACGTCGCTCTGGTGGCAGCCCTGCGTGCCGGCGAGGGCAACGAAGCAGTGGAGATCTCCCGCAAGCACGTGGACGTCCTGCACCGGACGATGTTCATGGGCCTGGCGGACGGCGGAGCCGGTTCCTCGCCTGCTTAA